Part of the Schistocerca americana isolate TAMUIC-IGC-003095 chromosome 5, iqSchAmer2.1, whole genome shotgun sequence genome, CGGTCGCTGCCAGCCTACTTGTGGTAAGCAAACGCCGACAGCGGCAGCGGCAACGCGTGCAGCGCGGGCACGGCCCTGTACAGGCCGACGACGGCGGGCGTGCGCCCGGGGAACAGCGTGTCGTACGGCACCGAGCTGAACACGGCCTGCGCGCGCTGCAGGGCGACGCCTCCCAGCCACTTGTCCAACGTCGGCTTCAGGCTCTGGACGACGTCCGGCGCGACCACGCTGGCGAAGGCGCTGGCGGCGGCCTCTGCAAGGGCAACAACTAGCGTCAGTCCCGGGCGCGGCGTGGCGCGGGTTGCCTGCACTCGCCTGGCATTTCGCGGCGCGGAGCCGGTCGACCGAGTTAAGAAACCCGAGGCCGGCCACTCTGCCATGCGCCGCGCTGGCCGTGGGCAGAAGCATAATATCCAGTTTTCCTACTTTCCTGCTGCACTCAGTTTCCTTATTGTGAGCCCTAGTTGTTACGTTAACCATCCTCCGGCGACACTCATTAAGCCGTTAAAGTATTCCTAACCAGACGGAAATTACCACTCGCCGTCTGTGCGAGCTTAATTTACTATCTGTTACGCTAATAAGACATTGTATTGACAACTTCACTAAAtgaacataacagcagacacaggAGTCATCTCAATTGCTTTTTATTCGACAACAGCCGTTAAAGACAACTACACGGTACTGCAGGCATTATTTGCTGCCCAACTTCTCCGCAATCTGTCTCTAGtactctgtcttctttcctttgtcCACCCTTGATCAGTTACTGTTACGAAAGGCCCGACAGAGAAATATGAATAAGGTCTTCGTGAACAAACACACGCACATGAACTGAGTCTGCTGTCAACGCCTCGACGGTAGAGAGGAACTGTTTCAACCACAGAGAGGGCAGTAGAATTAGCTCTGTAACTCCAAGTACCCTGTCGTCAAATAACACTGCTCAATTTTAACTTTCAGTAACGACGTGTCTGAATCCAAAGTATTGCAGGATTTTATTCCATTGTGTGTGCTCATATTATAAATCTTGAAGTCTTTTCAACGATGTATATATGCGAAAAATCAGAGAAAATCaggttcatttgttatttattacaCTGCTACTGATGTAGATTCGTTCATCGCGGACGAAGTCGGAGCgttgcggttgggggggggggggggggttgtgatagATATATCAGGCATAGGCTTTAGCATCCCCCTCCATTTTTGCTGTGAAGCACTGTATTGACCGAGAGAATTTTAAGTATTACTTTTCTGTTTTTCCAAATTCATATAGTTGGCACAGAACACCACTGCAGTAAATTAGCTTTAACAGTATAAAATGACTTTAGTACTCTACAGCAGTAGAACTTAATATGGGATCAGATAAACGATATCCTAGTAATTATTTTGTTTCTCTGACTGGAAGTCATTACTATCGCTGCATTGTCATTTACCGTAAGGTGTGAATCATTTGTATGGGGCAAGAAAAAGCCTtctcatagcgtgtaggctttcacggccggcgtcttcagtaattaaaacttccgggctaagaggccgtggtccaatagtagaaatacttctccctgaagtttcgttgccagctgcgggcaacatcatctgaggctgccgatgatgttgcccgcagctggcaacgaaacgtcagggagaagtatttctattattggaccacggcctcttagcccggaagttttaattactgaaaaagCCTTCCTTTCGAATGCCTTACAATCCAAGATCGGAATCCCAGTCacgcaaaatcaccgtgagcattgagacaatcatcccaaAGACGGATGTTTGGTAAAACACCTTGTCCTGCTGCCTGAAGAAGTCCGCAACTGCCTGCTGAACATCCTCATCCGAGAGGAATCGTCGgctcttcaaggccttttttaaaaaAACCGAAGGTTTCAtaaccgcatggggagagatcaggaatgttgggcgggtgctcgagtgttttCCACCTGAGTTGGCGTTATGAATGCGTTACGACTTTTGCGAAATGGGTCGTGTGCAAGGGACGTGCGCTATCATGAAGCACCATTACTGAATTTAGCGCACCATTACAGAACGACGGTTTTCGACACACATGCTGctccgtacacattcttcattatccgatggatgtctaccagtgtttgtccttcggcagccaagaaaagaataacagaacattggtcctgtttggatgcatgtAGTAATAACGTCGTCGTAGTTCACGTTGTCGCATTTACGGCAATCAAGTCAGAATGACACGAATCCCACACTAATCCTTTATTTACATGTCAATACTTACATTCCGACATAGGAGGTTCGCTTGGATGTgtgctgcagcaacgtcctcaaactttttgatcgccccattATATCTTTGATTTTGACTTTCTTTTTGTGTTTCCAGTATTTGTCTGTTGTTTTTCTGGGAAGCAAAGTGGAGCAGATAGGACTGGGAAACTGGTTAATAGTAACGCTCAGAGCGGCCGGTGTACCAGGTGAACGGTCGTTAATCCTGTGATTTGTTTGTGGCTCACCTCCAAGAGTCGGAAGCAAATGCGCCAAGCGCTGAGAAAGTGTGGGATCTGTTTTGGGTGTGCTGAGTTACTAATGCAGAGTCCAACTGGAGTATAAATATCTTTGTTGGCTAAAagtaccattttttattttttaattgtcaAATATACTGCGGACAGGTAACTAAGGGAAAAAGAGAAATAAAGATCGCAGCGCTAAATAAACACTTGGGTGAAGTAGTCATTGCTAGAATTACTGAATTGAGCTACTTTACAGGAACGATATTTACCAGGTAATGCGTCTACTGTAAAGAAAGTCATATTTATGCATTACTAAGAGCTGGTGATAAAGTAAGCCCTCATTCTTTACAGGTTTCGATCCAAATGATCATCATCAGGTAACATAAAATTATTAGAGCAACCTCTGCGGCATCACTTCTGCTACGACGCCAAAAAATACATAGTTTTAATGAAACCACCTTGCTTCACTGTTTCTGAAAGTAAAATACTTTTGTTTGATAAAGAAATCTTAATAGAGCGTAAATTCCTATGTTCCCTTCTGCTATTCAGTCATCATTTTGGGTAGCAGCTATTGGTGTTACAGCAGCTACTGGGGTTACGTAAATGTGACTAAATATTTACGAGCTCTGTGGTGCACTATCTGCACAAATGGAACGGTATGGTAAGTGAAGCTTTCTAATCTACAGTCCTGACGTACAGATGCTGCTTCTATTCACAATGAAAATATTAGACACGTGGCAGTATGCTGTTCTGTTGTACAAGAAGATACTTTGGCTTCTTCTTACCGAGAGGCGGGAACTGCGGGAAGAATCCCTTGATGTCGGCGGTGGGGGTTCCGGGTTCGATGGCGGCGCTGGCAGAGGTGAGCCGCAGGTACGTCTGGCCATTTGGACCGGCGCTGGGAGCTCCGGTCAGCGTCACGGCCACAGAGGGGTTGGCTGTAAACCAGAGTCTTAAGTTAGCTTAAAAACACACTGCGAATCTCTCCAGAGAAACGTTTCACAAATTTCGTACGTGAAGAAAGCTGCAactttatatcttatatttacaggCTTTAGTTTTATATGTACACATTTCTTAATCGTAATTTATTGAAACAGTCGTGTAATCAGACAGTTATGTGACCAATATCATTTAATGACAATTCAGTGCATTTGAAAACTAACAAACACTTGTTGAAGATGCAGAAGAGTATAAATATCTGGAGGTTGCAGTAAACAacagaaatgatgagaaacaagaAATTACTTTATTGGTACAACTGACCTAATACTGCTTGGTAAATACTCAGAAATGTAAAGGAAATTGTAGGTGTTAACTATCTCAGTCTACGGACCTTAAAGAGTAGGACCTATAGAAGAGATAGAAAGCGTCCAATGAAGAGCTGCGAGATTCGTAACGGTTTCGTGCAGCAAGTGCGACGACGTTGCGGAGATGCTTAACAGTCTCCAGTACTAGACGCTGCGAGATCACGGAGATGTATATTGTTACaattccgagagcgtatgttccaAGAAGAGTCGGATAACATATATCTTCTTCTCACATAGTCTCTTGAAACGAATACTACAAGAAAATCGGAGATATTAGAGTTCACGAGAGGTTTACCAACAGTCGATCTCATCACTCTCCCTTCGTGAACAGTACAGGAGAGAGGGCAACGGTGGTGGTACTAGAAATACACTCTACCACATACCGTAAGGTGGCTTCAGGAATATAGTGGATGCATATGTACATATAGGAAATCTCGAAGAATTGCTATCAACAGAAAGTAGTCGTACAAGAACTCATGAACTCGACAACTGTATTTctgaggcagatgtgctaaccctTGCAAACAACAATACTTTAAGACGATGAAGCTGGTATactgaacaaaaaaatataaaaaaggtgtcTGAGGCCAAAAACATTTCAGCGTCATTAAATGAGGTATTTATCCGATTGTTTCTGCTTTCATGACGGTGAACACACTGAGTACACCAAAAGCCACCTTTGTTTGATACTCGTTGAATTAAAAACCGTGCAGGATTCAGACTACAACGTCGAGGTATCTATTAATCCTATTTCTTTAGTTGGCGAAATGTCAGGTTTATTCCTTTTTTGCAAGTGACATTTGTCAACCAGATAGTACACACGTAGACGAAATAAAAGCTCATTAGTAGTGAGAACCTTTTCAGGAGAGCGCAGTCATCATATCTCCTTATTACTGAAAACTGAACAGAGTGGCGAAATTGATTGGTCATCTGTCCTAATGACATTAGGGTCTAGGACGTGTTGAATTTGGGCCTATCTTCCTTTTTTTCTGTCGAGACgaattatttttgtaattaaggCATGACGTAATCCAGCTTTTAATTAGTTGTGAAATATGTATTGTCTTCATATATTTCCATTAACTTAGGATTCAGAGTTCTCTCCTCACCCGCTCCTTTGTTCAGTAGTTAAACCTAGGGAAAAGGGTACAACATTTGTTTACCGATAGTGTTTTGTTGTTTCTAGTTGTTACACCTACCATAAGAGAGTGTGAGTAATGGTTAACCACAAGGGAGATGAACAGCTAGGAAATAAGGAACAACTTTCGTCAATCGTTTATAACTGCGTACATCTAACGTGTAAACATGAAAAATGAGTGTTTCCTGACTCTACAATTATCTTTTTTCTCTTTCAAAATGCAGAAATAATGCGAACGAGGGAACTTGATTGGGTTGGAGGAGAGAGTGGTGTGTTTGCACGTTACTGAATTACATGAGAAATTCTCACTTGCACGCTTTACGTGATACTCTGACTGATTTCCATTATAATATTACTTGTGTGTCGCACGAGTCTTGTGGAGTCTGTCAGGGATCATTATATCATTATACTTACCCAGACTAATGGCGAATGGACCACTTCCCTTCAGGGGAATGCCCATGATCTCTGCATCGGTAGTCTGGACACCAGTCGCTGTGATGTGACCAGGGACTGTTGACTGGATACGGATTGTGTTCGAATTCAGATCCACACTGTAAGTAAAATATAAATACGTGCAAACGCGTTTCATTTTGgacaagaacaataataataaacaatttctACATGAGATGCAACTGTGTTACAATCATAAAACGGGAAATGTACCGGTACTGATTAAATTATTGCTTAAATAGTTTCCATTACTGATAGAAAAGCACGAAAGATGACAATTAACGTACACTCCTCTTTAATAAATTGTTGTTAATTTTCTGGAGTAGAAATATATATTAGCGCTTTTCGTTCTGCTGAGTGGTTTCCATGTAAAGAACTTGTTCGCTGATTAGCTAAATGTTGCATTGTGTTGTTCACTGCCGCTTCTTTTACGGAGCTCTTGAAATGGATCTAATAAGCTGGAAGTCAGTAGGGTATTGACTAACAATCAAAGCTACGCGACACGTCTTAGGCTTACTTCATTTGGTCTGTCCAAACAGAACAAAGCATTTTCTATAGTAACTCAAAGGTTTTTTCCGTATCCTCTTAAATACACAATGAATGGAGCCATGCCGTTTTAGGTGAATTACTGAATCTGTGGAACCACCAGGACAAATAATTTTTCCGCTAGATAAGTACGAGAACGTGATACATAAGTAAGGGCTTATCATGCTAAGTGCAAGAGGAAATGCTGCCCCTCATACTGCTTTTCGATAAGACGCTGGATTCGTGTTCGAGAGGATAGCAGCTGAAATACAGAAGTAGccgttccgtgatttctctaaatcgttgaaGATTCCATTGAAagagcacggtcgatttccttccctatccttcccaaatccgagatTGCAATCCTTTAACAAGCTTGCAGTCGACAGGGCCTCAATCAGTTACCTTCCATCTTTCCATTATTTCACTTGCAAACCTTTCGGTACTAATGAagtatttaatatttttatatagCTCTGAAAATATACTCCATTTAGCATTTTTCATCAAAATACCTTCCAAGTAATCCCATCGTTCGAGCGCAATTGACTCTCTACAACGTCGATCATTGTACAATATCTGCACAATACAATGATTTACCAGCGGAACAGTTAGAATGCTGTGTATTCGAATCAGTGTACAATGTAGTCCTTGTTGCATCTGCATAGTTATTCACCTCCAGTTCCTATTTTATCAATTGCTTTTATTTCGAATTTATCTAAATCGAACAAATGGGAAACGCTAACAGAAATATATCATGCGTGTAATTCTAAGTGCCTATTGTTTGATAGTTGTGAGTGTTTTCGGAATTAGAGAGTATACCCCTTTTGACACTGACACCTGTTATAGTTAACAAGTATTTTGATTATGCCGTCTTACGATACGCTTAGTTATTAGGAATGATTAACTTATTCACTTTGACAAGAACGTGAAAGAAATTTGGCAGGAACCTTGTTGAAGAAAGCAACCCGAGATTCATCTTGCCTGTAACAGTGAAACTACAAGTAAGAGGGCTAGAGCACCAGCTGTAGTTAATGACCTATTCCTTTAGTTTCAATTCATTCATTTAATTCATTCAAATCTGCAAGACATGTGAAACTACGCTCGGCTTATGAGGATGCTCCCAATCGTCTGTTCAGTTGTTTAGTGTTATTAGGAAGTGTGTCTGGGCGACTCACTTGACGTCGTTGATGAGGGCTGCTGACAGTCCGCTGATGGAGACGTCGTCCAGCTGCACTTTGAAGCCGTTCGAGTTGTAGACGATGGGCGGCAGACCACGCAGAGGGTCCACACCTTCTGCTCCGATGCTTGGAACTCCTGCAACACACAGGAATAAGCGGTTACCACGGCCGTAGGGACATTCGGATAACTCGGGTTGCTAT contains:
- the LOC124616027 gene encoding putative beta-carotene-binding protein, yielding MQTTAGVLLALVATLAARCADGGVQTCNASSPDFQLCVRAALQQLIPELASGVPSIGAEGVDPLRGLPPIVYNSNGFKVQLDDVSISGLSAALINDVNVDLNSNTIRIQSTVPGHITATGVQTTDAEIMGIPLKGSGPFAISLANPSVAVTLTGAPSAGPNGQTYLRLTSASAAIEPGTPTADIKGFFPQFPPLEAAASAFASVVAPDVVQSLKPTLDKWLGGVALQRAQAVFSSVPYDTLFPGRTPAVVGLYRAVPALHALPLPLSAFAYHK